One part of the Amphiura filiformis chromosome 5, Afil_fr2py, whole genome shotgun sequence genome encodes these proteins:
- the LOC140152457 gene encoding translin-associated protein X-like, which translates to MVRQDRSDRRSGGHKRGKGRDDHHYHHGGQKTSKTTKPPVNENSPVIAVFRTFQTELDSVHDKYERLVKLSRDVTIDSKRVIFLLHRISNDEKKQSVLEEADSKIANVKQRLCQITQELQGEDPYRYLRAISPGVQEFIEALLFYHYIKNNKLLGHKELEQQLSFEVTKESEGSKVNQARDAGMKQQKGSDVKKPEEDTSEETATETKTEAENESSTEPKSCVTGGGDEAPPETLKIDMHIPPNEYMLGMADFTGELMRMCINSVGSGDRETPFQLVSFMREIYDGFQLLGNTPNREVVRKLYTMRQSLKKVENTCYTLHVRGSEIPEHMLLDAIASVEKGERGFAGDDGGEE; encoded by the exons ATGGTTCGTCAAGATAGATCTGATAGAAGAA GTGGTGGTCACAAAAGAGGCAAAGGTCGTGATGATCATCACTATCACCATGGAGGTCAAAAAACATCCAAGACTACCAAACCACCTGTGAATGAGAACTCACCAGTAATTGCTGTATTCAG GACTTTCCAGACTGAATTAGATAGTGTTCATGACAAGTATGAGAGACTCGTCAAACTGAGTCGTGATGTGACCATTGACAGCAAACGAGTCATCTTTTTGCTGCATAGAATCTCAAA TGATGAGAAGAAGCAATCTGTGTTGGAGGAAGCTGACAGCAAGATAGCCAATGTGAAGCAGAGACTGTGTCAGATTACGCAGGAGCTACAGGGTGAGGATCCTTACAGATACCTGAGAGCAATCTCCCCTGGTGTACAAGAATTCATTGAGGCGCTACTGTTTTATCATTACATCAAAAATAACAAGTTATTGGGCCACAAAGAACTGGAACAACAGTTATCTTTTGAGGTAACCAAGGAATCagaagggtcaaaggtcaaccaagCTAGAGATGCAGGGATGAAACAACAAAAAGGATCAGATGTGAAA AAACCAGAAGAGGACACATCAGAAGAAACAGCTACAGAAACCAAAACAGAAGCAGAAAACGAATCATCTACAGAGCCAAAAAGTTGCGTTACAGGCGGTGGTGATGAAGCGCCCCCAGAGACACTCAAAATAGACATGCACATTCCACCCAACGAGTATATGCTTGGCATGGCAGATTTCACGGGGGAGCTCATGCGCATGTGCATCAACAGTGTCGGCAGCGGAGATCGAGAAACACCTTTCCAGCTGGTGTCTTTCATGCGCGAGATTTACGACGGATTCCAACTCCTGGGAAACACGCCTAATCGTGAGGTTGTCCGTAAGTTGTACACGATGCGTCAGAGTTTGAAGAAGGTTGAAAACACTTGTTATACATTGCATGTGAGAGGTTCAGAGATTCCAGAACATATGTTGTTAGATGCGATTGCATCAGTTGAGAAAGGAGAGAGAGGGTTTGCTGGTGATGACGGTGGTGAGGAGTAG